In Rhodamnia argentea isolate NSW1041297 chromosome 1, ASM2092103v1, whole genome shotgun sequence, the genomic window TAACTTTGGCCTTCGACGTCGATATTTCAACACGAAATCGGCCAAAGACGTGACCGGTCGTTCTTCCTCTATTTCGTTAACGAGTTTTTCTGGAGCACTTGTTAAGCGTGTTTGATCGAGATTCTTTAGTTGCTGTCACACATGATCCGAAGAAAAAATTGCAGTTAAAACTATGGACTTTCCtcaatttttgtgatttaaCGAGCACAGCGACTATACTCGCCTACCAAGCTCTTTAATTCTTTCCTAGCGGTTGGGTGGAATTTTAGATCGATTTATATTGAGAGTGGCATTTGAACGTATTGGTTCCATGTTCATAGCTACTTGCCATCTATTTTATCTCCattcttaggctccgtttgttttgcgggaaatgaatgatttggaaaacgtttttatttaaaaatggtCGACTTATATCGCTTGGAATAATCACTTGATAAAATGTATTCATTAGTGACAACCATTTATATGTAAGCATTTTCATGAGCGATAAAAGCATtctcatttattcatttatgcaagcgatacaagtaaaattttttgggaacatatttttcgaaatcatttatttttcgcaaaacaaacataACCTTAGTTCAAAACTTGCCactttctttcattaattttgtTTGTAAGATCTCATTTTTCTGAGTCTTATAAACAATTTCACTACAATCTAAGTGAAGGTCATCATGGTAGTAAGATATTCTCTTCATTGCCCACCCTttcctctactctctctctctctctctctaccttgattcttttcttttgaaacaCAGTTACTTGTCTCATGCTGATTTAAAACATATTTGTATCATAGAAGTCTCGGATCGAAATTTAGTGCTTTGTGGAGTCCTTAATATACCATAATTAACTTATAACTTTTGAATAAAGGCGAGTTTGACTAAACATATGAACATGTTCTAAGTGGTAATttctctttcgatttttttccaCACATCCTCGAATTGCAAAGTACCTATCTAATCTTCTTTGACTTTATTCTTATTTctcgaattattattattatttttgatcGGTGTTTCTCCGATTAtagaaatcgaaaatcgaaacCCTGTGGCTGTCTAAAGGCAAATAGTAAAGCTAGGACATAGAGAAAACAGGGAGACTCAATTGACATTTTTGATTGAGAGCAATTATTTTGTTCATTAGAGGTCAGCTAGACAAGACATCGCGTCTTGTTGTGATGACTGATGAGTTTCTCGATCCAACCAAAGCGAAGGAAAGTGGATTAGAAGGGCATCTTCCGCTGCTCATCGACAAAGGCATTATGTACTGTTGTGGGTCTCTCGTGACTCTTTGTTTGTTAATGGCAACTCGCCATCTCCAAATTATCTCGAATTGGTCACACCGTCACAAGCATCGCGTAAAATCTCTGTTGAGTGAGGGAGTCGTCTTTGCTTACATGTCGAGCCAACTAAGGCATTGCTTTTCTCCTCGTTGGGCGGTGGAAACTCGACGCGCATTCATCTGGGTGTATCCGACGAAATCGCGACAACCGCTCTGCCTAATGTAAAACCTTCTGGTTCATGACGATCAATTAGTCCTTGATCCCTCGGTTACGCATGCAGATAAGGTGGAGCTTGGTTCCGGGATAGAATCTCAAATCTAGAATCGGTCTGGTTCCATGTTGCATGGATTGTAGGGTAGATTctagatttcaaaatttgagaAGCTTGTTTCGAATGACAGATTTCAGATTCCGAGTTAGATGGACCCGGAACTAAGAACCTGTAAcaagtttttgtctttttcttgatatatgcaTTCGCGTGATCATGCGGTATTCCatgatgatgagtgtgtaaccTGAAAATTACTAGTATGAGTTTTCTTTTCCGGTGATATTTATGActaggatttttattttgttaatgtttcataatTATTTGTGTGTATAAAAATGAGTTGTGGGCAATGGATTGTAATAGCAAATAGTGATCACTAAAGGTGATGATTCATTACAATCATTCATTATATAATTTGAGTAGATCTTGAAATTGACCTGAAAACTTGTGATGGGGTAAGTTCCAGATTGAAGATATATATGGTAAGTTCTAGATTTCAAAAGATTATAAACCTGTTCCGATGggtaaattttaaattttagatGAAATCTATATAAAACCTGAAATTACTCTCCCCTACATGCAAACCCGAAAAGACCCGAAAAGACCCGAAAAACCCTAACGTCTGGATTCACACGCATTAGTGATTTTCGAAGAAGGAAACAAAGCCTCCACTTTTGATCTTAAGTGTTTTTAAACCTAGAGTCCCATGAAGATGAGCCTAAGCACTAACAGTATCCTTTCTTGGAGGGTGACTTGGATATTATTCTGCCAAGTGGCGCGTCGTGAATGGCCGAAACCACATATGATTGGTGGTCCAATGCAACCAGAATTAAATTGAATCTTCCTGTACGTATGTTTCGTCCATACCTCGCCCCCGGTTGTCATCCAcctctcattcttttttttttgaatcaggGGAAAAGGGGCCCAGACATGCGATCGGTGGGAACAAAATCATAGGAGAACAACAGGGTTTCTATTAAAACCTGGGAATAGGAAAACCCACCAAACCGAAAGGTTCCATCAAATAATGCAACCCTCCCTAAGATCATCTCCAAAAACTAAGCTCTATTATTTGCCGAAATGATTACTCCAAATTAAGTAAGAATCGACTGAAACCATTTGAATTGCCTCCAATCTTTGCCAACGTGGGATCCTACTAAAAGAGAGGGGATTTTTCTGGCATCTGTCGATTGATATGATATAATATAATCTCGAAGGCGATCGGATGAACAAACAATAAAAGGACAACgaaattgaatttcttatcGAAATTTGAGGACCCTCTCACGAGATTGGTCGTATGAATCTTTCGGAGGGCCGACACAAACTGtgccgtgtcgtgtcgtgtcgtgtcatgttGTGTCATCACCATTCGTATACCAATGTTATGCCCCCCCCCCCTTGTTAtgcccccaccccccccaaaaaaaaacacgtcGAATTTCTCTCGGCGAACTTGCATCGTGTTCGAGTCGTGTTCCCTCATCACATGCCGAGCATCGTCAGGCCTGGTCTCATCGATGCAATTGATATCTCGAGCCATGAAAGCGCTCACCTGCGTTTCTTGAGGCGCAATTAAATGTCGATGCTTAACTAACTCGGTGACCCCTTTTTGTGTACGATCTACATCCGCGGCTTGTGAGCATCCTAATGAACAGCTTTGGGTTTtcctctttgctttttctttaccTAGGAATCGAAAACCAGGAAATCGTGAGGAAGACCACCCAACCCGAACACCACCCCAAAACAAAAGTTTCCAGCTTTGATGGTATTTCGCTCAGCTGGCACCagctcctttcttttttcaaacttctatctctctttctctctctctctcaagaatcattcccattccttctttttgctTTATTACACTTCACATCAACCCCCcattctttgcatttatataaCCCCATAAACCCTACCAAAGACCTCACAACAtcacccatctctctctctctctgatcaaTCATGGCTCCTAGGGGTAGCAGTCCCTGTGCTTCCTACATGGTGGTGCTCGGGAGCTTGTTATTAATGGCTGCTTCCATAGCCGCGGCCGGGAACTTCTACCAGGACTTCGACGTGACGTGGGGTGGTGGCGAACGTGCCAAGATATTTAACCGGGGTCTGCTCCTGTCCCTTTCCCTCGACAGAGTGTCCGGGTCGGGCTTCCGGTCCAAGAAGGAGTACCTGTTCGGCCGGATAGACATGCAGCTCAAGCTGGTCGCTGGAAACTCTGCTGGCACCGTCACCGCTTACTACGTACGTATCTTTGTCGTATTGCAAAGTCCCATGCGGACTCTGTGGAGGGAACGAAATTCACGTACGCACGAGCTCGTTTTAACTGGAAAAAATGACAACTTTTCGTCTTCCGACTTCGGTTTGCGAGTGATTTAGATCACGAGACTATGTAGTTCAGACTACACTTATCAAAACTAGCGTATCTTTTTCTAGAACGAAACTAGCGTATCTTAACCTACGAGTTTTTTGCATCGTTTTGAGTGGGAGAATAGTTTTCTGACTGTGTCCATTGGCACTTTGACATTATTAAGGTTGGCTCACATGAGACATCTTTAGAAGGCAAAAAAGCAGCTCGTGAAAGAGAGAGCGTCGGGCACATCATTGAGAAGATCACCACTCAGCATTAAAAACGCACACAAACTCTGCGTTTTGGTGATAAATTTTTTACCAGATTAAAGACCGGACCATGTCTATCAAACGAATACCGTGTCTCCATTTATTACAATggaaaagaacaataaaatgtCTTAAACATTCCAAAACAATTCCTTGTTGTGCCCATGCAAGTTATCCACCTACATGTTTTACGGCGACTTATTGATAAGCTTACGGATCGTTTGTATTCTCCGACACGGTATGCGAATTTATGCGATCTACTCCGGTTGGTGTTACTTTTGCAGTTGTCTTCGCAAGGGCCGACTCACGACGAGATCGATTTCGAGTTCCTGGGGAACCTGACCGGCGACCCTTACATACTCCACACCAACGTCTTCACTCAAGGGAAGGGCAACAGAGAGCAACAGTTCTACTTGTGGTTTGACCCCACCAGAAATTTCCACACGTACTCGGTCATCTGGAAGCCCCAGCACATCATGTGAGTGTCGAGAAAGCAAACACCGATCGGGTCTTGATACCAGTTAAAAGCGTCCGATCGTTGGGCG contains:
- the LOC115728832 gene encoding xyloglucan endotransglucosylase/hydrolase 2-like codes for the protein MAPRGSSPCASYMVVLGSLLLMAASIAAAGNFYQDFDVTWGGGERAKIFNRGLLLSLSLDRVSGSGFRSKKEYLFGRIDMQLKLVAGNSAGTVTAYYLSSQGPTHDEIDFEFLGNLTGDPYILHTNVFTQGKGNREQQFYLWFDPTRNFHTYSVIWKPQHIIFLVDNIPIRVFKNAESVGVPFPKSQPMKIYSSLWNADDWATRGGLIKTDWSKAPFTAYYRNFQVTACTWSSGSSSCDIRRPSSYSGATWQVNELDANGRRRLRWVQKYFMIYNYCADLKRFPQGIPAECKRSRF